A genomic window from Candidatus Zixiibacteriota bacterium includes:
- a CDS encoding RidA family protein, which translates to MDRKNISSGSPYESTIGFSRAVRIGNALAVSGTAPIAPDGSTAAKGDAYGQTMRCLEIIEDAVEKAGARLTDIIRTRIYITDVSAQPQISRAHREYFKDIRPAATMVVVKGLVRDDWLVEIEADCVIGS; encoded by the coding sequence ATGGATCGAAAAAACATTTCTTCCGGCTCACCTTATGAAAGCACGATTGGCTTCTCAAGAGCTGTTAGAATCGGAAATGCTCTGGCCGTGTCGGGCACGGCTCCGATAGCGCCCGATGGATCCACCGCCGCGAAAGGGGATGCCTATGGTCAGACAATGCGATGCCTGGAGATAATCGAAGATGCCGTCGAAAAAGCCGGCGCCAGGCTCACTGATATAATCCGGACCCGCATATATATCACCGATGTGTCAGCGCAACCGCAGATTAGCCGGGCACACCGCGAATATTTTAAAGATATTCGGCCGGCCGCGACCATGGTCGTCGTCAAGGGACTGGTGCGCGATGACTGGCTGGTCGAAATCGAAGCCGATTGCGTGATTGGCTCCTGA
- a CDS encoding FG-GAP-like repeat-containing protein, translating into MRRKDIRLAFLMALVVGLSMLAISSCDNPGDPVDNENPTIAITNPVDASFVPNTVDVRAEATDNDGVNKVEFYVDGELYYTDEYSPWACLWTTTVDDNGEHTIYARAFDEANNSATSQTVTVTCENYPPAAVEDLAATEPTPTGDLTLAWTAPGEDGNTGTATLYDIRYYWASITADNWVSAAQMTGEPEPSAAGTVESFDIVDLHRSSTYYFALKTCDASGNWSEISNCVSVTTPDMFDAAVTFDVESNANYMIVADLNDDDYLDLVVTHMRDTNNLSILYGNGDGTFQDPVILYTRRGPSSVCAADFNNDDRVDLVTTKYIPDYKVGTLNYSKVNRLLQQDGNVFELDNLMEIDTGFYWCTALEQPFWEYCQYFRCIRWDTTTLQPDHNPWGCPDYDIEVIDTTISFFYANDSSYASCPIDVDNDGDMDLAVANEGDASFSLLLNDGSGFFANPVRYGGMAKPLYICSADLNGDGYDDIVTNSRTQSRILVFRNLQNGTFAEAVTYVISTAPMWISIADVDGDADLDIVSACYGGNAVSILKNNGSGAFGVNWAYNTSRGPSAVAAVDLTGNGAIDLAVASMDEDVVAVLLNEDPFPYYSFNTVTFPVGDGPGAIGAGDFDGDGDNDIAVLNELDATISILFNRTIE; encoded by the coding sequence ATGCGTCGCAAAGATATCAGGCTGGCATTTTTGATGGCTCTTGTGGTCGGACTTTCAATGTTGGCAATCTCTTCGTGTGACAATCCGGGCGACCCGGTTGACAACGAAAATCCAACGATTGCGATTACGAATCCGGTTGATGCCAGCTTCGTGCCAAACACGGTAGATGTTCGAGCGGAGGCTACCGACAACGATGGCGTTAACAAGGTCGAGTTCTATGTTGACGGAGAGCTGTATTACACCGATGAGTATTCTCCATGGGCGTGCCTGTGGACAACCACGGTGGACGATAATGGTGAGCACACGATTTATGCCAGGGCTTTCGACGAAGCCAACAACAGCGCTACTTCTCAGACCGTAACTGTAACCTGCGAAAATTACCCTCCTGCGGCGGTGGAAGACCTGGCAGCCACCGAGCCCACTCCGACCGGCGACCTTACCTTGGCCTGGACCGCTCCCGGTGAAGATGGCAATACCGGCACTGCGACTCTCTATGATATAAGATACTACTGGGCTTCGATTACCGCCGACAACTGGGTGTCAGCAGCCCAAATGACCGGTGAACCCGAGCCTTCCGCGGCAGGGACCGTAGAGTCTTTTGATATTGTCGACCTGCACCGGAGTTCCACTTATTACTTTGCCCTTAAGACCTGCGACGCCTCCGGCAACTGGTCTGAAATTTCCAACTGTGTCAGCGTTACAACCCCCGATATGTTCGATGCCGCGGTGACGTTTGATGTTGAAAGCAACGCCAATTATATGATCGTGGCGGACTTGAACGACGACGACTATCTCGATCTGGTCGTAACACATATGCGTGACACCAACAATCTATCCATCCTCTATGGTAACGGCGACGGCACCTTCCAGGACCCGGTGATCCTTTACACACGCCGCGGGCCGTCATCCGTCTGTGCGGCTGATTTCAACAACGACGACAGAGTTGATTTGGTGACAACGAAGTATATACCGGATTATAAAGTCGGCACACTCAACTATTCCAAGGTGAATCGTTTGCTTCAGCAGGACGGCAATGTCTTCGAACTTGATAACCTGATGGAAATTGATACCGGCTTCTACTGGTGTACGGCTCTGGAGCAGCCCTTCTGGGAATATTGTCAGTACTTTCGCTGTATCAGGTGGGACACGACTACGCTTCAGCCCGATCACAACCCGTGGGGTTGCCCGGACTACGATATCGAGGTCATCGATACCACTATCAGTTTCTTCTACGCTAACGACAGTTCCTATGCCAGCTGCCCCATCGATGTTGACAATGATGGGGATATGGATTTAGCGGTTGCCAACGAAGGCGACGCCAGCTTCTCGTTGCTTTTGAATGACGGTTCTGGCTTTTTTGCCAACCCGGTAAGATATGGCGGTATGGCCAAGCCGCTCTATATCTGTAGCGCCGATCTCAATGGCGATGGTTACGATGATATCGTGACGAACAGCCGGACACAGAGCAGGATTCTTGTCTTCAGGAATCTGCAAAATGGAACCTTCGCCGAAGCGGTTACTTATGTGATCTCCACGGCGCCCATGTGGATCAGCATCGCTGATGTGGATGGTGATGCCGATCTCGACATCGTTTCCGCCTGCTATGGAGGCAACGCTGTTTCCATACTCAAAAATAACGGAAGCGGTGCCTTTGGAGTCAACTGGGCGTACAACACCAGCCGTGGACCATCAGCCGTAGCTGCCGTAGATTTGACCGGCAACGGCGCCATTGATCTGGCTGTCGCCAGTATGGATGAAGATGTCGTGGCAGTGCTGTTGAATGAAGATCCCTTCCCGTATTATTCGTTTAATACGGTTACGTTCCCGGTCGGCGACGGTCCGGGCGCTATTGGAGCGGGTGACTTTGACGGTGACGGCGACAACGACATCGCTGTGCTGAATGAACTCGATGCTACCATATCGATTCTGTTCAATAGAACGATAGAATAG
- a CDS encoding DUF433 domain-containing protein, which translates to MAGEADRLNIRDTGVSILEILDLMALGLRYETILGRYPGLVAEDIAYAAATARYLIIRYWAACGEPLTESIPAGGRPGREGWSIDEEAELVNLYRSGATVAEIGRILRRSSAEAEKRLKELLDNKQS; encoded by the coding sequence ATGGCGGGCGAGGCAGACAGGCTAAATATTCGGGATACCGGCGTAAGCATTCTTGAGATTCTCGATCTTATGGCGCTGGGGCTTCGCTATGAAACCATATTGGGCAGGTATCCCGGACTGGTCGCCGAGGATATCGCTTACGCGGCCGCCACTGCCCGCTATCTGATAATACGGTACTGGGCCGCCTGCGGTGAGCCATTGACGGAGTCGATACCGGCAGGTGGCCGGCCGGGACGCGAGGGATGGTCCATTGATGAAGAGGCTGAACTGGTCAACCTTTATCGAAGCGGCGCGACTGTCGCCGAAATCGGTCGCATTTTGCGACGGTCGTCAGCCGAGGCAGAGAAACGACTCAAGGAATTGTTGGATAACAAACAAAGTTAA
- a CDS encoding DUF2892 domain-containing protein — MRTNMGKTDRTIRIIIGIVVLALGYYFGTWWGLVGLVPLLTAFSGWCPAYTLIGVSTCSAKEKTASQ; from the coding sequence TTGCGCACTAACATGGGAAAAACTGACAGGACAATCAGAATCATTATCGGAATCGTTGTCCTTGCCTTAGGCTATTATTTCGGCACCTGGTGGGGTCTTGTGGGGCTCGTGCCTCTGCTCACCGCTTTTTCAGGATGGTGCCCCGCCTATACTCTTATAGGCGTATCCACCTGTTCCGCGAAGGAAAAGACCGCTTCTCAATAG
- a CDS encoding DUF433 domain-containing protein — MSQVMIRETGVAITEVLELIAAGHSYKQVLEKYPQLSLGDIMLSARVAKDLVEKIIIVDKEIKVEGAMKFTVKGGQFRSVDEMKKDHARAFEKWTEHELEEVVRLHKGGRNISEISRQLQRSYGSIKARLERLGLIDQSGRAIVQTPNKAPDAGR; from the coding sequence ATGTCGCAGGTCATGATCAGAGAAACCGGGGTGGCGATAACGGAGGTGCTGGAGCTTATCGCCGCCGGACATTCTTACAAACAGGTGCTCGAGAAGTATCCGCAGTTGTCTCTGGGAGACATTATGCTGTCGGCCCGGGTAGCCAAGGATCTGGTAGAAAAGATCATAATCGTTGACAAAGAGATCAAAGTGGAAGGCGCCATGAAGTTCACGGTCAAGGGCGGGCAATTCCGTTCTGTCGATGAAATGAAAAAGGACCATGCCAGAGCATTCGAGAAATGGACCGAACACGAACTGGAAGAGGTTGTCCGCCTTCACAAGGGGGGTCGGAACATTTCGGAAATCTCCAGGCAGCTTCAGCGGAGCTACGGGTCAATCAAAGCCCGTCTGGAACGTCTTGGTCTGATTGACCAGTCCGGCAGGGCGATTGTGCAGACACCGAACAAAGCGCCAGACGCGGGCCGATAA